In one window of Toxotes jaculatrix isolate fToxJac2 chromosome 10, fToxJac2.pri, whole genome shotgun sequence DNA:
- the LOC121188894 gene encoding protocadherin gamma-C5-like produces MTKRMGYRDWRWQALWWHHFFLLWSTIDGQTRYSIPEELERGSVVGNLAKDLGLGLSEIFDRKLRVASEAGEQYFSVDAGKGELVVNDRIDREALCGQSASCVLPLQVVVENPLQLHRIEVEIRDVNDNAPSFLKSDHVIEIAESTVVGVRFPLESAEDPDVGSNGLKTYTLSKDDSFILKVKEIENGRKIPELVLNKSLDREKKAIHNLFLTAMDGGNPAKSGTSKITITVLDINDNVPLFENNFYKIAVQENSANGSFVIATKATDIDEGANGEIEYSLGIHTPPSVLALFHIDALTGDIYLKQQLDHETQTSYRIDVSAKDKGFPKMEGHCSVQVDVIDVNDNAPEIVLTSKPNPVPEDSRSGTVVALLSVRDLDSGDNGKVTLHLPKGSPFTLKPSFSNNYALVTSGALDRERFSQYNIEITATDSGSPPLSSKKTIPVSITDVNDNPPLFTHPSYNVYLKENGVPGSILYSVSASDLDFAENAKISYSILDSKVQDVSVSSYVYINSDNGSIYSMHSFDYEKLKVFQIQVQAKDQGSPSLSSNATVHVFILDQNDNAPAVIYPSSAALGSLSHQRMPRSAKAGHLVTKVTAVDADSGHNAWISYKLAEATDASLFTVNLYTGEVRTKRAVSEQDDSSQRLLIEIKDDGEPVQSATVTVSILMEDGLHEPILDLRQKATEPNKKNGRITLYLILSLASVSVLSLLTFLILAVKCIRSSRSSGSCCMRRSDCDDYKNPNRNLQIQLNTDGPIKYVEVLGGDMLSQSQSFRSCMSPMSEYSDFTLIKPSSTTDFKEVISVLDASLPDSTWTFESQQVSS; encoded by the coding sequence ATGACAAAGAGAATGGGATACCGAGACTGGAGGTGGCAGGCGCTTTGGTGgcatcatttctttctcttgtgGAGTACAATAGACGGACAGACTCGTTACAGCATCCCGGAGGAGCTGGAACGAGGCTCTGTGGTAGGAAATCTGGCCAAAGATCTTGGTTTGGGACTTTCAGAGATTTTTGACCGTAAACTGCGAGTCGCCTCTGAGGCTGGTGAGCAGTATTTCAGTGTGGATGCGGGGAAGGGCGAGCTGGTGGTGAATGACAGAATAGACAGAGAGGCTTTATGCGGACAAAGCGCCAGCTGTGTTCTACCTCTGCAGGTTGTAGTGGAGAACCCGTTACAGTTACACCGCATAGAAGTGGAAATAAGAGACGTAAATGACAATGCTCCGAGTTTTCTCAAAAGCGATCATGTTATAGAAATTGCTGAATCCACCGTTGTAGGTGTGCGTTTTCCCTTAGAGAGTGCAGAGGATCCCGATGTTGGCAGTAACGGATTAAAGACTTATACACTAAGCAAAGATGattcctttattttgaaagtaaagGAAATTGAAAATGGAAGGAAAATACCCGAATTAGTGTTAAATAAATCATTAGATCGTGAGAAAAAGGCGATTCACAATTTGTTTCTTACAGCTATGGACGGAGGAAACCCGGCCAAGTCTGGAACATCGAAGATAACTATAACTGTGCTTGATATTAACGATAATGTGCCACTATTCgaaaataatttttataaaATTGCTGTTCAAGAAAACAGCGCAAACGGCTCCTTTGTAATTGCAACAAAAGCAACTGACATAGATGAGGGTGCAAATGGAGAAATTGAGTACTCGCTTGGTATACACACACCACCATCGGTGCTGGCATTGTTTCATATCGATGCCTTGACTGGAGATATTTATTTGAAACAACAGTTAGACCACGAAACCCAAACCTCATATCGAATAGATGTAAGTGCAAAAGACAAAGGCTTCCCTAAAATGGAGGGCCATTGCAGTGTGCAGGTGGATGTTATAGACGTTAATGATAATGCCCCAGAAATTGTGCTGACTTCAAAACCCAATCCTGTGCCCGAAGACTCTCGCAGTGGTACAGTTGTGGCTTTGCTAAGTGTCCGTGATCTTGATTCCGGTGATAACGGTAAAGTGACGTTACATCTTCCCAAAGGTTCTCCTTTTACTCTGAAACCATCATTTTCTAATAATTATGCACTGGTTACCAGTGGTGCTTTAGACAGAGAGCGTTTCTCTCAGTATAACATTGAGATAACAGCCACTGATTCaggctctcctcctctgtccagtAAGAAAACTATACCTGTCAGCATCACTGATGTCAATGACAACCCTCCTCTATTCACTCATCCCTCCtataatgtgtatttaaaagAGAATGGGGTACCAGGATCTATACTGTACTCAGTATCAGCATCTGACCTGGATTTTGCTGAAAATGCTAAAATCTCTTACTCTATACTGGACTCTAAAGTGCAGGACGTTTCTGTGTCGTCGTATGTTTACATCAACTCAGATAACGGCAGCATCTACAGCATGCACTCGTTTGACTATGAGAAACTGAAGGTGTTTCAGATTCAGGTTCAGGCCAAGGATCAGGGCTCGCCGTCTCTCAGCAGCAACGCCACTGTCCATGTTTTTATCCTGGACCAGAACGACAACGCCCCCGCTGTTATTTACCCGTCCTCCGCTGCCCTGGGCTCCCTCTCTCATCAGAGGATGCCCCGCTCGGCTAAAGCGGGTCACCTGGTTACTAAGGTGACGGCCGTGGACGCTGACTCGGGCCATAACGCCTGGATCTCCTACAAACTGGCGGAGGCCACAGACGCCTCTCTGTTCACTGTCAATCTGTACACAGGGGAGGTGAGGACTAAACGCGCTGTGTCCGAGCAGGACGACTCCTCTCAGAGGCTGCTTATAGAGATCAAGGACGACGGGGAACCGGTCCAGTCCGCCACCGTCACGGTGTCCATCCTCATGGAGGACGGTCTCCATGAGCCCATCTTAGACCTGCGACAGAAAGCGACCGAGCCCAACAAGAAAAACGGGAGAATCACCCTTTATTTGATTCTGTCTCTGGCCTCGGTGTCCGTGCTGTCTCTGCTGACTTTTCTCATCTTAGCGGTTAAATGCATcaggagcagcagaagcagcggTAGTTGCTGCATGAGACGGAGCGACTGTGATGATTACAAGAACCCCAACAGAAACCTGCAGATTCAGCTCAACACTGACGGACCTATAAAGTACGTGGAGGTCCTGGGAGGAGACATGTTGTCTCAGAGTCAGTCCTTCAGATCCTGTATGTCTCCAATGTCAGAGTACAGTGATTTCACTTTGATTAAGcccagcagcaccacagactTTAAGGAGGTGATCAGTGTCCTGGATGCGTCTTTACCTGACAGCACCTGGACCTTTGAGAGCCAGCAGGTGAGCAGCTGA
- the LOC121188183 gene encoding protocadherin gamma-C5-like, with protein sequence MTKRMGYRDWRWQALWWHHFFFLWSTIDGQTRYSIPEELKQGSVVGNLAKDLGLGLSDIFDRKLRVASEAGEQYFSVDAGKGELLVNDRIDREALCGQSASCVLPLQIVLENPLNLHRIEVEIKDINDNSPRFHTKEMSLKIAESAAVGARFLLESAEDSDVGSNSVKSYTLTKNDCFTLKMKEVEDGKTVPELVLEKPLDREKKALHRLLLTALDGGNPVMSGTSQITITVLDVNDNFPVFDKNIYKVSLHESTPKDTFVVKMTATDADEGPNGEVEFSFGSRTPDSVSSVFEINSLTGEIRLKGDLDYERATSYKIEITAKDKGVPEMESHCRLQIDVVDVNDNTPEIILTSEPQPVREDAPSGTVVALLNARDADSGNNSKVTLQLPRGSPFTLKPSFSNNYALVTSGPLDRERFSQYNIEITATDSGSPPLSSKKTIPVSITDVNDNPPLFTLPSYNVYLKENGVPGSILYSVSASDLDFAENAKISYSILDSKVQDVSVSSYVYINSDNGSIYSMHSFDYEKLKVFQIQVQAKDQGSPSLSSNATVHVFILDQNDNAPAVIYPSSAALGSLSHQRMPRSAKAGHLVTKVTAVDADSGHNAWISYKLAEATDASLFTVNLYTGEVRTKRAVSEQDDSSQRLLIEIKDDGEPVQSATVTVSILMEDGLHEPILDLRQKATEPSKKNGRITLYLILSLASVSVLSLLTFLILAVKCIRSSRSSGSCCMRRSDCDDYKNPNRNLQIQLNTDGPIKYVEVLGGDMLSQSQSFRSCMSPMSEYSDFTLIKPSSTTDFKEVISVLDASLPDSTWTFESQQVSRKQ encoded by the coding sequence ATGACAAAGAGAATGGGATACCGAGACTGGAGATGGCAGGCGCTTTGGTGgcatcatttctttttcttgtggAGTACAATAGACGGACAAACTCGTTACAGCATCCCGGAGGAACTAAAACAAGGCTCTGTGGTAGGAAATCTGGCCAAAGATCTTGGTTTGGGACTTTCAGATATTTTTGACCGTAAACTGCGAGTCGCCTCTGAGGCTGGTGAGCAGTATTTCAGTGTGGATGCGGGGAAGGGCGAGCTGTTGGTGAATGACAGAATAGACAGAGAGGCTTTATGCGGACAAAGCGCCAGCTGTGTGTTACCTCTGCAGATCGTTCTTGAAAACCCTCTAAATTTACATCGGATTGAGGTAGAAATAAAAGATATAAATGATAATTCTCCGAGATTTCACACAAAAGAAATGTCTCTGAAAATCGCAGAATCTGCAGCAGTGGGGGCTCGTTTTCTTTTGGAGAGCGCAGAGGATTCAGATGTTGGGAGCAATTCGGTGAAATCTTACACTTTGACTAAAAACGACTGTTTTACgttgaaaatgaaagaagttGAGGATGGTAAAACAGTCCCCGAGTTAGTGTTAGAGAAGCCTcttgacagagaaaagaaagcactTCATCGGCTTTTACTGACTGCATTAGACGGGGGGAACCCAGTCATGTCTGGTACCTCTCAGATCACAATCACAGTCCTTGATGTAAATGATAATTTTCCAGTTTTCgataaaaacatatataaagTTTCCTTACACGAGAGTACTCCAAAGGATACTTTCGTTGTTAAAATGACAGCAACTGATGCTGACGAGGGACCAAATGGAGAAGTTGAATTTTCTTTTGGCTCGCGGACACCGGATTCCGTGTCATCGGTATTTGAGATAAATTCATTAACGGGGGAAATACGTTTGAAAGGAGACTTAGATTATGAAAGAGCCACGTCTTACAAAATCGAAATAACTGCCAAAGATAAGGGGGTTCCTGAGATGGAGAGTCACTGTCGTTTACAGATAGATGTAGTAGATGTTAATGATAACACTCCAGAAATTATTCTCACCTCTGAGCCGCAGCCAGTGCGTGAAGACGCACCAAGTGGCACAGTGGTGGCTTTGCTAAACGCACGTGACGCTGATTCCGGTAATAATAGCAAAGTGACACTGCAACTACCCAGAGGTTCTCCTTTCACCCTAAAACCTTCATTTTCTAATAATTACGCACTGGTTACCAGTGGTCCTTTAGACAGAGAGCGTTTCTCTCAGTATAACATTGAGATAACAGCCACTGATTCaggctctcctcctctgtccagtAAGAAAACTATACCTGTCAGTATCACTGATGTCAATGACAACCCTCCTCTATTCACTCTTCCCTCCtataatgtgtatttaaaagAGAATGGGGTACCAGGATCTATACTGTATTCAGTATCAGCATCTGACCTGGATTTTGCTGAAAATGCTAAAATCTCTTACTCTATACTGGACTCTAAAGTGCAGGACGTTTCTGTGTCGTCGTATGTTTACATCAACTCAGATAACGGCAGCATCTACAGCATGCACTCGTTTGACTATGAGAAACTGAAGGTGTTTCAGATTCAGGTTCAGGCCAAGGATCAGGGCTCTCCGTCTCTCAGCAGCAACGCCACTGTCCATGTTTTTATCCTGGACCAGAACGACAACGCCCCCGCTGTCATTTACCCGTCCTCCGCTGCCCTGGGCTCCCTCTCTCATCAGAGGATGCCCCGCTCGGCTAAAGCGGGTCACCTGGTTACTAAGGTGACGGCCGTGGACGCTGACTCGGGCCATAACGCCTGGATCTCCTACAAACTGGCGGAGGCCACAGACGCCTCTCTGTTCACTGTCAATCTGTACACAGGGGAGGTGAGGACTAAACGCGCTGTGTCCGAGCAGGACGACTCCTCTCAGAGGCTGCTTATAGAGATCAAGGACGACGGGGAGCCGGTCCAGTCCGCCACCGTCACGGTGTCCATCCTCATGGAGGACGGTCTCCATGAGCCCATCTTAGACCTGCGACAGAAAGCGACCGAGCCCAGCAAGAAAAATGGGAGAATCACCCTTTATTTGATTCTGTCTCTGGCCTCGGTGTCCGTGCTGTCTCTGCTGACTTTTCTCATCTTAGCGGTTAAATGCATcaggagcagcagaagcagcggTAGTTGCTGCATGAGACGGAGCGACTGTGATGATTACAAGAACCCCAACAGAAACCTGCAGATTCAGCTCAACACTGACGGACCTATAAAGTACGTGGAGGTCCTGGGAGGAGACATGTTGTCTCAGAGTCAGTCCTTCAGGTCCTGTATGTCTCCAATGTCAGAGTACAGTGATTTCACTTTGATTAAGcccagcagcaccacagactTTAAGGAGGTGATCAGTGTCCTGGATGCGTCTTTACCTGACAGCACCTGGACCTTTGAGAGCCAGCAGGTGAGCAGAAAACAATAG
- the LOC121188895 gene encoding protocadherin gamma-C5-like gives MTKRMGYRDWRWQALWWHHFFLLWSTIDGQTRYSIPEELKQGSVVGNLAKDLGLGLSDVFDRKLRVDSEAGKQYFSVDAGKGELVVNDRIDREALCGQSASCVLPLQVVTENPLQLHRIEVEIRDINDNSPIFSTEERSLKIAESTAAGIRFPLETAQDLDVGSNSVKSYTLSKDECFSLRIKELAGNRKVPELVLEKSLDREKQSVHHLLLTALDGGNPVKTGTTQIIVTVLDNNDNVPVFKRPLYNVTVHENGAAGSVLAKVEATDADEGVNGEIEYAFAEHTPQSLLSIFHLDSDTGEISIIGPLDYESKAIHEIDITAKDKGVPEMEGHCRVQVVVIDINDNAPEIVLTSKPNPVPEDSPRGTVVALLRARDLDSGDNAKVTVKLPKGSPFSLKPSFSNNYALVTSGPLDRESCSHYNIEITATDSGSPPLSSKKTIPVSITDVNDNPPLFTQPSYNVYLKENGVPGSILYSVSASDLDFAENAKISYSILDSKVQDVSVSSYVYINSDNGSIYSMHSFDYEKLKVFQIQVQAKDQGSPSLSSNATVHVFILDQNDNAPAVIYPSSAALGSLSHQRMPRSAKAGHLVTKVTAVDADSGHNAWISYKLAEATDASLFTVNLYTGEVRTKRAVSEQDDSSQRLLIEIKDDGEPVQSATVTVSILMEDGLHEPILDLRQKATEPSKKNGRITLYLILSLASVSVLSLLTFLILAVKCIRSSRSSGSCCMRRSDCDDYKNPNRNLQIQLNTDGPIKYVEVLGGDMLSQSQSFRSCMSPMSEYSDFTLIKPSSTTDFKEVISVLDASLPDSTWTFESQQVSRKQQTCQHIF, from the coding sequence ATGACAAAGAGAATGGGATACCGAGACTGGAGATGGCAGGCGCTTTGGTGgcatcatttctttctcttgtgGAGTACAATAGACGGACAGACTCGTTACAGCATCCCAGAGGAACTAAAACAAGGCTCTGTGGTAGGAAATCTGGCCAAAGATCTTGGTTTGGGACTATCAGACGTTTTTGACCGTAAACTGAGAGTTGACTCTGAGGCTGGTAAGCAGTATTTCAGTGTGGATGCGGGGAAGGGCGAGCTGGTGGTGAATGACAGAATAGACAGAGAGGCTTTATGCGGACAAAGCGCCAGCTGTGTGTTGCCTCTGCAGGTTGTAACAGAGAATCCGCTACAATTGCACCGGATAGAAGTGGAAATAAGGGATATAAATGACAATTCTCCGATTTTTTCAACAGAAGAGCGATCTTTAAAGATCGCGGAATCTACTGCCGCAGGAATACGCTTCCCTTTAGAAACAGCGCAGGATCTGGACGTTGGTAGTAATTCTGTAAAATCTTATACACTGAGCAAAGACGAATGTTTTAGTTTAAGAATTAAAGAGTTGGCAGGAAATCGAAAGGTTCCAGAACTAGTGCTTGAAAAGTCActtgacagagagaaacaaagtgtACACCATTTACTACTGACAGCTTTAGACGGAGGCAATCCTGTCAAAACTGGAACCACACAAATTATAGTAACTGTACTCGACAACAACGACAATGTCCCTGTTTTCAAAAGGCCGCTGTATAATGTAACTGTGCATGAAAATGGTGCCGCTGGTTCTGTACTTGCAAAAGTCGAAGCAACAGACGCAGACGAGGGTGTTAATGGTGAGATTGAATATGCATTTGCGGAGCACACGCCGCAGTCGTTGTTGTCCATTTTTCATTTAGATTCGGATACAGGTGAGATCTCCATAATAGGGCCGTTAGACTATGAAAGTAAAGCAATACATGAGATAGATATTACTGCGAAAGATAAAGGAGTTCCTGAGATGGAGGGCCACTGTCGTGTGCAAGTAGTAGTAATAGACATTAATGACAATGCCCCAGAAATAGTTCTCACTTCAAAACCAAATCCGGTACCCGAGGACTCACCGAGAGGTACAGTAGTAGCTTTACTCAGAGCACGAGACCTTGACTCCGGCGATAACGCAAAAGTGACGGTAAAACTCCCAAAGGGGTCTCCCTTCTCTTTGAAACCATCATTTTCTAATAACTACGCACTGGTTACCAGTGGTCCtttagacagagagagctgcTCACACTATAACATTGAGATAACAGCCACTGATTCaggctctcctcctctgtccagtAAGAAAACTATACCTGTCAGCATCACCGATGTCAATGACAACCCTCCCCTATTCACTCAGCCCTCCtataatgtgtatttaaaagAGAATGGGGTACCAGGATCTATACTGTACTCAGTATCAGCATCTGACCTGGATTTTGCTGAAAATGCTAAAATCTCTTACTCTATACTGGACTCTAAAGTGCAGGACGTTTCTGTGTCGTCGTACGTTTACATCAACTCAGACAACGGCAGCATCTACAGCATGCACTCGTTTGACTATGAGAAACTGAAGGTGTTTCAAATTCAGGTTCAGGCCAAGGATCAGGGCTCTCCGTCTCTCAGCAGCAACGCCACTGTCCATGTTTTTATCCTGGACCAGAACGACAACGCCCCCGCTGTCATTTACCCGTCCTCCGCTGCCCTGGGCTCCCTCTCTCATCAGAGGATGCCCCGCTCGGCTAAAGCGGGTCACCTGGTTACTAAGGTGACGGCCGTGGACGCCGACTCGGGCCATAACGCCTGGATCTCCTACAAACTGGCGGAGGCCACAGACGCCTCTCTGTTCACTGTCAATCTGTACACAGGGGAGGTGAGGACTAAACGCGCTGTGTCCGAGCAGGACGACTCCTCTCAGAGGCTGCTTATAGAGATCAAGGACGACGGGGAGCCGGTCCAGTCCGCCACCGTCACGGTGTCCATCCTCATGGAGGACGGTCTCCATGAGCCCATCTTAGACCTGCGACAGAAAGCGACCGAGCCCAGCAAGAAAAACGGGAGAATCACCCTTTATTTGATTCTGTCTCTGGCCTCGGTGTCCGTGCTGTCTCTGCTGACTTTTCTCATCTTAGCGGTTAAATGCATcaggagcagcagaagcagcggTAGTTGCTGCATGAGACGGAGCGACTGTGATGATTACAAGAACCCCAACAGAAACCTGCAGATTCAGCTCAACACTGACGGACCTATAAAGTACGTGGAGGTCCTGGGAGGAGACATGTTGTCTCAGAGTCAGTCCTTCAGGTCCTGTATGTCTCCAATGTCAGAGTACAGTGATTTTACTTTGATTAAGcccagcagcaccacagactTTAAGGAGGTGATCAGTGTCCTGGATGCGTCTTTACCTGACAGCACCTGGACCTTTGAGAGTCAGCAGGtgagcagaaaacaacagacCTGCCAACACATATTTTAG